One genomic window of Streptococcus mitis includes the following:
- the def gene encoding peptide deformylase, whose translation MSAIERITKAAHLIDMKDIIREGNPTLRAVAEEVTFPLSDQEIILGEKMMQFLKHSQDPVMAEKMGLRGGVGLAAPQLDISKRIIAVLVPNIVEEGETPQEAYDLQAIMYNPKIVSHSVQDAALGEGEGCLSVDRNVPGYVVRHARVTVDYFDKDGEKHRIKLKGYNSIVVQHEIDHINGIMFYDRINEKDPFEVKDGLLILE comes from the coding sequence TTATCCGCGAGGGAAATCCAACTCTACGCGCGGTTGCTGAGGAAGTCACTTTCCCCTTGTCTGACCAGGAAATCATTCTCGGTGAAAAGATGATGCAATTCCTCAAACATTCCCAAGATCCTGTCATGGCTGAAAAGATGGGGCTCCGAGGTGGTGTTGGACTTGCTGCTCCTCAATTAGATATCTCAAAACGTATTATCGCTGTTTTGGTACCAAACATTGTTGAAGAAGGTGAAACTCCGCAGGAAGCCTACGACTTACAAGCCATTATGTACAATCCAAAAATCGTCTCTCACTCTGTTCAAGACGCTGCTCTTGGCGAAGGAGAAGGTTGCCTCTCTGTTGACCGCAATGTGCCTGGCTATGTTGTTCGCCATGCTCGCGTTACTGTTGACTACTTTGACAAGGACGGCGAAAAACACCGTATCAAGCTCAAAGGCTACAACTCCATCGTTGTTCAGCATGAAATTGACCACATCAACGGAATCATGTTTTACGATCGTATCAATGAAAAAGACCCATTTGAAGTTAAAGATGGTCTACTGATTCTTGAATAA